Proteins encoded within one genomic window of Bacteroidota bacterium:
- a CDS encoding DUF72 domain-containing protein, whose product MLHSPPAIARQNAASYDFRNFSEATKFGTASDRYAGWIGQIYPESYTKELSSRNRKLGGQTYQERTLPISSVVDYFKHFEVLEIDFTYYRPLRDPDLSPSSNAFVLEQYASAAPDNARFLLKAPQQYFTRTLRRSREG is encoded by the coding sequence GTGTTACACTCCCCCCCTGCAATAGCGCGCCAGAACGCAGCGTCTTACGACTTCCGTAATTTCAGCGAAGCAACCAAATTTGGTACCGCAAGCGACAGATACGCCGGCTGGATCGGACAAATTTATCCGGAGTCTTATACCAAAGAGCTTTCTTCCCGCAACAGGAAGCTGGGCGGACAAACGTACCAGGAACGTACCCTCCCCATCAGCTCTGTTGTCGACTACTTCAAACATTTTGAAGTCCTTGAAATTGACTTCACCTATTATCGCCCGCTCCGCGATCCAGACCTGTCGCCGTCCAGCAATGCTTTCGTGCTCGAGCAATACGCTTCTGCAGCACCAGACAACGCCCGGTTTCTGCTCAAGGCCCCCCAGCAATATTTCACCCGAACCCTCCGGCGATCGCGTGAGGGC
- a CDS encoding lysylphosphatidylglycerol synthase transmembrane domain-containing protein encodes MSEPRIISNKDEMPALPDGNDRAVRDIKLTFQNILWPLLLSLLVLSVVGYLTFEPTVFKETVANLNVWFMSAAIVTIVLRVIFGAWRFSFISRGQLGFVKGLRGQLAWDFFSNVTPAALGGGPFAAIYVAKDSKIQIGETTALVLFTILLDQFWSALMIPFILITAAYIAVIPPELGSLGSVAIIGYFLAMLSWVCVFGYATLFRPELIERFSDRVFQIGFLKRFRKRVASEMTKMSESAAMLRSQPPAFFSTAFLLTAGTWIPRYLLPVFIVLSVFEDLEAFLFFIRGITMTVSSFIVPTPGGAGGIEGLYVLFLAPLMPKALVAPTLFMWRFFGYYIFVALGAFLFYSGKKRGNDKLADSDDNAQPADEISVPSAEPEPEFADSEE; translated from the coding sequence ATGTCTGAACCGCGCATCATTTCAAATAAAGATGAGATGCCTGCTTTGCCTGATGGCAACGACAGGGCGGTTCGTGATATCAAGCTCACCTTTCAGAATATCCTCTGGCCACTACTACTGAGCTTGCTTGTTCTCTCGGTTGTAGGCTACCTCACGTTTGAACCAACCGTTTTTAAAGAAACAGTTGCCAACTTGAATGTCTGGTTTATGAGCGCCGCCATCGTAACCATTGTGTTGCGCGTTATCTTTGGCGCCTGGCGGTTCAGTTTCATTTCCAGGGGACAGCTTGGGTTTGTCAAAGGACTCAGGGGGCAACTTGCCTGGGACTTTTTCTCCAACGTTACGCCAGCAGCTCTGGGCGGTGGCCCCTTTGCAGCCATTTACGTAGCCAAAGATTCCAAAATACAGATCGGCGAAACAACTGCGCTGGTCCTGTTCACAATTTTACTGGACCAGTTCTGGTCTGCCCTCATGATTCCCTTCATCCTGATCACCGCGGCTTATATCGCTGTGATTCCACCGGAATTGGGTTCTCTGGGCAGCGTCGCCATCATCGGGTACTTCCTGGCCATGCTGAGCTGGGTGTGTGTATTTGGCTATGCCACACTCTTCCGGCCTGAACTAATCGAGCGATTTAGCGACCGTGTTTTCCAGATTGGTTTCCTGAAGCGTTTTCGCAAGCGGGTTGCTTCAGAAATGACCAAAATGAGCGAGAGTGCTGCCATGTTACGGTCACAGCCGCCAGCGTTCTTCTCTACGGCGTTCCTGCTTACTGCCGGCACCTGGATCCCTCGCTACCTGCTACCCGTCTTCATTGTACTGAGTGTTTTTGAAGACCTGGAGGCATTCCTCTTCTTCATTCGCGGCATTACCATGACGGTCAGTTCATTTATCGTCCCAACCCCCGGTGGTGCAGGCGGTATCGAAGGGCTTTACGTCTTGTTCCTCGCCCCACTGATGCCCAAAGCGCTTGTTGCACCAACCCTGTTTATGTGGCGGTTTTTCGGGTACTACATTTTTGTAGCCCTCGGCGCCTTCCTGTTTTATTCAGGTAAAAAACGCGGCAATGATAAACTGGCGGACAGCGATGACAATGCGCAGCCAGCCGATGAGATTTCAGTACCCTCTGCTGAACCAGAGCCAGAATTTGCCGACAGCGAAGAATAA
- a CDS encoding HIT domain-containing protein, which produces MDHLWSPWRSVHINKHAGHEADNPDPVSVFTRLHEQKHDEENLILWRGDSVFVIMNLYPYNNGHLMVVPYREVADYAALSVAEITELGLVLKRCIQVLKQALSPDGFNVGMNLGKAAGAGIPRHLHMHIVPRWDGDTNFMPTLAETKVIPEALRDSYKKIKTAWARLDLSDPDMLSKNLDGRIS; this is translated from the coding sequence ATGGACCATTTATGGAGCCCCTGGCGCTCTGTTCATATAAATAAACATGCCGGGCACGAAGCGGATAATCCCGACCCTGTGTCTGTTTTCACCCGGCTACATGAGCAAAAACATGATGAAGAAAACCTGATCCTGTGGCGCGGCGATTCGGTGTTTGTCATTATGAACCTCTATCCATACAACAATGGTCATCTGATGGTTGTACCTTACAGAGAAGTTGCTGATTATGCAGCGCTCTCTGTAGCTGAAATCACTGAATTGGGCCTTGTTTTAAAACGTTGCATCCAGGTGCTCAAACAGGCACTTTCGCCAGATGGCTTTAATGTTGGAATGAATTTGGGTAAAGCTGCAGGTGCCGGCATTCCGCGGCATTTACACATGCACATTGTCCCCAGATGGGATGGTGATACGAACTTTATGCCGACACTTGCTGAAACAAAGGTGATTCCTGAAGCACTCAGAGACTCGTATAAAAAAATAAAAACGGCCTGGGCCAGGTTGGATTTATCTGACCCAGACATGCTTAGCAAAAATCTGGATGGAAGAATTTCTTAA
- a CDS encoding PHP domain-containing protein, translated as MADVVVDMHTHTTCSDGVLSPEALVEKAASRGLELLAITDHDTIDGIVPAMAAAKETGVTIMPGVELSIRFLGRELHLLGYDFDINNPELNAFLAHHQAQRTERAREMVRKLNGLGVDLAFEEVQAVAEGPAIGRPHVAQLLVSKRYVDTSEQAFIKYLRNGGPADVPKDLPGAEEAIAVLHKAGGIAVLAHPGHWVSDKDLERLQALGLDGVEVVHPSHDEMLRTFYIDVAHRLSLLTTGGSDFHGIRSNDEKNFGTIGFTDKQYQAFQSRRAA; from the coding sequence ATGGCGGATGTAGTTGTCGATATGCACACCCACACAACGTGTTCAGATGGCGTGTTGTCTCCAGAGGCACTGGTAGAGAAAGCCGCATCGCGTGGGCTCGAATTATTGGCAATCACGGACCATGATACCATAGACGGTATTGTGCCGGCGATGGCAGCAGCAAAAGAAACCGGGGTAACCATTATGCCCGGGGTTGAGCTCAGTATCCGGTTTTTGGGCAGAGAGTTGCACTTGCTCGGATACGATTTTGACATCAACAACCCTGAACTGAATGCTTTTCTCGCCCACCACCAGGCGCAACGCACCGAGCGTGCACGTGAGATGGTGCGTAAGCTTAATGGACTAGGCGTAGATCTGGCTTTTGAGGAAGTACAGGCTGTTGCAGAAGGCCCGGCGATTGGTCGGCCACATGTGGCCCAGTTACTCGTTTCAAAGCGCTACGTCGATACATCGGAGCAGGCGTTTATTAAATACCTGCGCAACGGCGGGCCGGCAGACGTGCCGAAAGACTTACCCGGTGCCGAGGAGGCCATTGCTGTGCTGCACAAGGCCGGCGGCATCGCTGTATTGGCACATCCTGGACACTGGGTCAGCGATAAAGACCTCGAACGCCTGCAGGCCCTTGGGCTGGATGGGGTGGAAGTGGTACATCCTTCGCATGACGAAATGCTGCGCACGTTTTACATAGACGTTGCGCACAGGTTATCCCTGCTTACAACAGGCGGATCTGACTTTCACGGGATCCGGTCGAACGATGAGAAGAACTTTGGCACCATCGGTTTTACCGACAAGCAGTACCAGGCCTTTCAAAGCCGCCGCGCTGCCTGA
- the ribE gene encoding 6,7-dimethyl-8-ribityllumazine synthase, producing MAEYINGSLQPGDARFAIVVSRFNEFITQKLLEGALDALTRHGANMDAVTVAWCPGAFEAPLVVKKMAESGKYDAVICLGAVIRGATTHYDFVAGQAASGIMAATLDTGVPVMFGVITTETIEQAIERAGTKAGNKGAEAAIAAIEMVNVLKAC from the coding sequence ATGGCAGAGTACATCAACGGCAGCCTGCAACCGGGAGACGCCAGGTTTGCAATTGTAGTAAGCCGGTTCAATGAGTTTATCACGCAGAAGCTGCTGGAGGGGGCACTGGATGCCCTGACGCGTCACGGCGCGAACATGGATGCGGTAACCGTTGCATGGTGCCCCGGCGCATTTGAAGCACCGCTTGTTGTGAAAAAAATGGCAGAAAGCGGAAAATATGACGCAGTCATTTGCCTGGGTGCAGTCATTCGTGGCGCCACTACGCATTATGATTTTGTCGCCGGCCAGGCAGCGTCGGGCATTATGGCGGCCACGCTCGACACCGGTGTGCCGGTTATGTTTGGCGTAATCACCACCGAAACGATTGAGCAGGCAATAGAACGCGCAGGCACAAAAGCAGGCAACAAAGGCGCTGAAGCGGCAATTGCAGCAATCGAAATGGTGAACGTGCTGAAAGCGTGCTAG